A window of the Candidatus Poribacteria bacterium genome harbors these coding sequences:
- a CDS encoding type II toxin-antitoxin system PemK/MazF family toxin produces MQEGDVILTPILQADGLAKNRPAVILRNMPLYQDLLICGISTQLHQYVDGFDEIISPTEPDFESSGLREKSLIRLGFLSIVPRHRILGSIG; encoded by the coding sequence ATGCAGGAAGGTGATGTTATTCTCACACCTATTCTTCAAGCTGATGGTCTAGCGAAGAATAGACCTGCCGTTATTCTACGCAATATGCCACTTTATCAAGACTTACTTATTTGTGGTATTTCGACACAATTGCACCAATATGTTGATGGTTTTGACGAAATCATATCCCCAACTGAGCCGGATTTTGAATCGAGTGGTCTTCGGGAAAAATCTCTAATCCGACTCGGCTTTTTATCAATTGTTCCTCGTCATCGTATACTTGGTTCGATAGGATAA